A region from the Hypericibacter adhaerens genome encodes:
- a CDS encoding RidA family protein codes for MAPNVETSTPPNTPAPIGPYNHIAKTGPFITIGGTAGVDPATGKLAGPDVHAQTKAILNSFAVMLASVGSDLGHVLHINVFLKEMADFERMNQAYIEAMGGHRPARTVIGVRELPRPGVLVTMNLTAVTRE; via the coding sequence ATGGCCCCGAACGTGGAAACCTCGACACCGCCGAACACGCCGGCCCCGATCGGCCCTTACAATCATATCGCCAAAACCGGGCCGTTCATCACCATCGGCGGCACCGCCGGCGTCGACCCGGCGACGGGAAAGCTGGCCGGGCCGGACGTCCATGCCCAGACGAAGGCGATCCTCAATTCCTTCGCCGTGATGCTGGCCTCGGTCGGCTCCGACCTCGGCCATGTGCTCCATATCAACGTCTTCCTCAAGGAAATGGCGGATTTCGAGCGGATGAACCAGGCCTATATCGAGGCCATGGGCGGGCACCGCCCGGCCCGGACCGTCATCGGCGTGCGCGAGCTGCCCCGGCCGGGCGTGCTGGTGACGATGAACCTCACGGCGGTGACGCGGGAATAG
- a CDS encoding MFS transporter — protein MVSGSTAGRSGEGVILAFLAFGNFIIGMGAFVIIGIVSPIAEGLGIGKADAGLVLTVYALAYAVLSPVTGALTGTLSRRIVLVASLAIFALGTVLSAISTGLPMLAASRVLVALGGSLYAPAAAGIAVAISAPERRGKALATVFSGGTLAQVLGTPFGAWVAYHFGWEAAFWVIAALSLAGSAVMCLAIPRDVRFQAAGLATILAALQDRRAMIAVSFTATMLAAFYVVFTFFGPLIEASVGPNPETRTGFLMLNGLGAFIGNILGGMATDRIGARRTLVAICIVQILILPLFSILPLPPLALAVLIGTWSATSFGFMAPQQARVAQFAPEAMGIMLSINAAMLYVGITIGSVVGSHILGWYGLGTLGMAASVLALLALLHLLAAGHPRASAQAPRR, from the coding sequence GTGGTCAGCGGTTCGACGGCGGGCCGGTCGGGCGAAGGCGTCATCCTCGCCTTTCTCGCCTTCGGCAATTTCATCATCGGCATGGGCGCCTTCGTCATCATCGGCATCGTCTCGCCGATCGCCGAAGGGCTCGGCATCGGCAAAGCCGACGCGGGCCTGGTGCTGACCGTCTATGCGCTGGCCTATGCGGTGCTGTCGCCGGTGACGGGCGCGCTCACGGGCACGCTCTCCCGGCGCATCGTCCTCGTCGCGTCGCTCGCGATCTTCGCGCTCGGCACCGTCCTCTCGGCGATCTCGACCGGGCTCCCGATGCTGGCGGCTTCGCGCGTGCTGGTGGCGCTGGGCGGCTCGCTCTACGCCCCCGCCGCGGCCGGCATCGCGGTCGCCATCAGCGCGCCCGAGCGCCGCGGCAAGGCGCTGGCGACGGTCTTCAGCGGCGGCACGCTCGCGCAGGTGCTGGGCACGCCGTTCGGCGCCTGGGTCGCCTATCATTTCGGCTGGGAGGCCGCCTTCTGGGTCATCGCGGCCCTGTCGCTGGCCGGGTCCGCCGTGATGTGCCTCGCCATCCCGCGCGACGTGCGCTTCCAGGCGGCGGGGCTCGCGACCATCCTCGCGGCGCTGCAGGACCGCCGCGCCATGATCGCGGTCAGCTTCACCGCGACCATGCTCGCGGCCTTCTATGTCGTCTTCACCTTCTTCGGACCGCTGATCGAGGCCTCGGTCGGGCCGAACCCCGAGACGCGGACGGGCTTCCTCATGCTGAATGGCCTGGGCGCCTTCATTGGCAACATCCTGGGCGGCATGGCCACGGACCGCATCGGCGCGCGGCGCACGCTCGTCGCCATCTGCATCGTCCAGATCCTGATCCTGCCGCTCTTCTCGATCCTGCCGCTGCCGCCGCTGGCGCTCGCGGTCCTGATCGGGACCTGGTCGGCCACGAGCTTCGGCTTCATGGCGCCGCAGCAGGCGCGCGTCGCGCAGTTCGCGCCCGAGGCCATGGGCATCATGCTCTCGATCAATGCCGCCATGCTCTATGTCGGCATCACCATCGGCTCGGTGGTCGGCTCGCATATTCTCGGATGGTACGGCCTCGGCACCCTGGGCATGGCCGCGAGCGTCCTGGCCCTTCTGGCGCTGCTGCATCTGCTGGCCGCCGGCCATCCGCGGGCATCGGCGCAAGCGCCGCGCCGCTGA
- a CDS encoding alpha/beta fold hydrolase, whose protein sequence is MSEPVESGTIRTRAGVEIAYEIHGAGPPMVFVAGLGDDRNSWAGQVPEFARDHKVVLFDNRGIGQSATPPGPYSIEQMADDAHDLARALKLEPVIAVGSSMGGAICQQWALRHPEDIKKLVITNSWAERDVFMGALVDHWMALAKEGQSQHILESLLLFCFSPGYLARKPETVKMFLETPAPPMDGFAAAAAACRGHHTLDRAAEIRHPALVVAGEFDILTRPELSQHLAQRMKQARYASLPTAHMVFWEMPDEFNRLVRGFVEG, encoded by the coding sequence ATGAGCGAACCGGTCGAGAGCGGAACCATCCGAACCCGCGCCGGCGTCGAGATCGCCTATGAGATCCACGGCGCCGGCCCGCCGATGGTCTTCGTCGCCGGCCTCGGCGACGATCGCAATTCCTGGGCGGGCCAGGTTCCGGAATTCGCGCGCGACCACAAGGTCGTCCTGTTCGACAACCGCGGCATCGGCCAGAGTGCCACCCCGCCCGGGCCCTACAGCATCGAGCAGATGGCGGACGACGCCCACGATCTCGCCCGCGCGCTGAAGCTCGAGCCCGTCATCGCGGTCGGCTCCTCGATGGGCGGCGCCATCTGCCAGCAATGGGCCCTGCGCCATCCCGAGGACATCAAGAAGCTCGTCATCACCAACAGCTGGGCCGAGCGCGACGTCTTCATGGGCGCGCTCGTCGATCACTGGATGGCGCTCGCCAAGGAAGGCCAGAGCCAGCATATCCTCGAGAGCCTGCTGCTGTTCTGCTTCTCGCCCGGCTATCTCGCGCGCAAGCCCGAGACGGTGAAGATGTTCCTCGAGACGCCGGCGCCACCCATGGACGGCTTCGCCGCCGCCGCGGCCGCCTGCCGCGGCCACCACACGCTCGACCGCGCCGCGGAGATCCGCCATCCCGCCCTCGTCGTCGCCGGCGAGTTCGACATCCTCACGCGCCCCGAGCTGTCGCAGCATCTCGCCCAGCGCATGAAGCAGGCCCGCTACGCCTCGCTCCCTACCGCCCACATGGTCTTCTGGGAGATGCCCGACGAGTTCAACCGGCTGGTGCGCGGGTTCGTGGAGGGGTAG
- a CDS encoding alpha/beta fold hydrolase — translation MKKILALVLGAAFALVAGFVAPATVSAKTELWQTLPRPAPMPQALKSGTAPIDGVQIYYAIYGHGAPLILLHGGLGNADYWGNQVREFAKHYQVIVMDSRGHGRSTRDAQPYGYHLMATDVVHLMDYLKIDRASIVGWSDGGIIGLDIAMTYPDRLDKLFAFGANVTTSGLREDIGQSTVFNKYIEEAGKDYARLSKTPKEYDAFVQQISEMWNMQPNYSAEQLASIKAPVVIADGQHDEGIKQSHDIEMAKEIPGARLLIFPGLSHFAMWQDPKTFNKAVLQFLAE, via the coding sequence ATGAAGAAAATCCTGGCTCTTGTTCTGGGCGCGGCCTTCGCGCTCGTGGCGGGCTTCGTCGCGCCGGCGACGGTATCGGCCAAGACCGAGCTGTGGCAGACCCTGCCGCGCCCGGCTCCCATGCCCCAGGCTCTCAAGAGCGGCACCGCGCCGATCGACGGGGTGCAGATCTATTACGCGATCTACGGCCATGGCGCGCCGCTGATCCTGCTCCATGGCGGGCTCGGCAATGCTGATTATTGGGGCAACCAGGTGCGCGAATTCGCGAAGCACTATCAGGTGATCGTGATGGACAGCCGCGGCCATGGCCGCTCGACCCGCGACGCCCAGCCCTATGGCTACCACCTGATGGCGACCGACGTGGTCCATCTCATGGACTATCTCAAGATCGACAGGGCCTCGATCGTGGGCTGGAGCGACGGCGGCATCATCGGCCTCGACATCGCCATGACCTATCCCGACCGGCTCGACAAGCTCTTCGCCTTCGGCGCCAACGTGACGACGAGCGGCCTGCGCGAGGACATCGGCCAGAGCACCGTCTTCAACAAATATATCGAGGAGGCCGGCAAGGATTACGCACGGCTGTCCAAGACGCCCAAGGAATACGACGCGTTCGTCCAGCAGATCAGCGAGATGTGGAACATGCAGCCGAACTACAGCGCGGAGCAGCTCGCCAGCATCAAGGCGCCGGTCGTGATCGCCGACGGGCAGCATGACGAGGGCATCAAGCAGAGCCACGATATCGAGATGGCGAAGGAGATCCCCGGCGCGCGCCTGCTGATCTTCCCGGGCCTCAGCCATTTCGCGATGTGGCAGGACCCGAAGACCTTCAACAAGGCGGTGCTGCAGTTTTTGGCGGAGTGA
- a CDS encoding hydrogen peroxide-inducible genes activator, producing MAITNLPTLKQLRHLLALAEYGHFGRAAEASHVTQSTLSASIKELEQVLGAQLVDRTKRRVTVTPLGQTVVAKARVLLQEAEDLVETARANQAPLSGPLQLGVIPTIGPFLLPRVLPLLRRRHPDLKLYLTEDLTERLLEQLHAGKLDLALIALPYDMPGLEQAAVGEDPFSVALPEKHELAKLDRIDPDSLERGPLLLLRDGHCLREHALAACRLSNRGPGGGHVDAFQATSLYTLVQMVENGLGLTLLPKLALDAGILKGTHLVTRPIAGKSQARELALVWRRGSARREEFELMAGLLRQTLTGTKVEKAERP from the coding sequence ATGGCGATCACGAACCTTCCCACCCTGAAACAGCTCCGCCACCTGCTGGCCCTGGCGGAATACGGCCATTTCGGCCGGGCGGCGGAGGCGAGCCATGTCACCCAATCGACCTTGAGCGCCTCCATCAAGGAGCTGGAACAGGTGCTGGGGGCCCAGCTCGTCGACCGCACCAAGCGGCGCGTCACGGTGACGCCCCTGGGCCAGACCGTGGTGGCCAAGGCCCGGGTGCTGCTGCAGGAGGCCGAGGACCTGGTCGAGACGGCGCGCGCCAACCAGGCGCCGCTGTCGGGTCCCCTCCAGCTGGGCGTGATCCCGACCATCGGGCCGTTCCTGCTGCCGCGCGTCCTGCCGCTGCTGCGGCGGCGCCACCCGGACCTCAAGCTCTATCTGACCGAGGACCTGACCGAGCGGCTGCTGGAGCAGCTCCATGCCGGCAAGCTCGACCTGGCGCTGATCGCGCTCCCCTACGACATGCCGGGGCTCGAGCAGGCGGCGGTGGGCGAAGATCCTTTCAGCGTGGCCCTGCCGGAGAAGCATGAGCTGGCGAAGCTCGACCGGATCGACCCGGACAGCCTCGAGCGGGGTCCGCTGCTGCTCCTGCGCGACGGCCATTGCCTGCGCGAGCATGCGCTCGCCGCCTGCCGGCTCTCGAACCGCGGCCCCGGCGGCGGCCATGTCGACGCTTTCCAGGCCACCAGTCTCTACACGCTGGTGCAGATGGTCGAGAACGGCCTCGGCCTCACGCTCCTGCCCAAGCTCGCCCTCGACGCCGGCATCCTCAAGGGCACGCATCTGGTGACGCGCCCGATCGCCGGCAAATCCCAGGCCCGCGAGCTGGCCCTCGTTTGGCGCCGCGGCAGCGCCCGGCGGGAGGAGTTCGAGCTGATGGCGGGGCTGTTACGGCAGACGCTGACGGGGACGAAGGTGGAGAAGGCGGAGAGGCCATAA
- a CDS encoding peroxiredoxin: MLTVGDRFPEFDLKAVVTTDPKTAFTQINHRSNEGKWKVVFFWPKDFTFVCPTEIAAFGKINGDFNDRDAVVYGVSTDSEFVHLAWRQNHADLKDLPFPMLADIKRELSTELGVLDKTEGVALRATFIVDPENVIRFASVNDLSVGRNPAEVLRVLDALQTDELCPCNWQKGDAVLKVA; the protein is encoded by the coding sequence ATGCTGACCGTCGGCGACCGTTTTCCCGAGTTCGACCTCAAGGCGGTGGTGACCACCGATCCCAAGACCGCCTTCACCCAGATCAACCACCGCTCCAACGAGGGCAAGTGGAAGGTCGTGTTCTTCTGGCCGAAGGATTTCACCTTCGTCTGCCCGACCGAGATTGCCGCCTTCGGCAAGATCAATGGCGACTTCAACGACCGTGACGCCGTCGTCTATGGCGTCTCGACCGACAGCGAGTTCGTGCATCTGGCCTGGCGGCAGAATCATGCCGACCTGAAGGACCTGCCCTTCCCGATGCTCGCGGACATCAAGCGCGAGCTCTCGACCGAGCTCGGCGTGCTCGACAAGACCGAGGGCGTGGCGCTGCGCGCCACCTTCATCGTCGATCCCGAGAACGTCATCCGCTTCGCCTCGGTGAACGATCTCAGCGTCGGCCGCAATCCCGCCGAAGTGCTGCGGGTGCTCGACGCGCTTCAGACCGACGAGCTCTGCCCCTGCAACTGGCAGAAGGGCGACGCCGTCCTGAAGGTCGCCTAA
- a CDS encoding carboxymuconolactone decarboxylase family protein codes for MSIESLKNRLPDYARDLKLNLSSLAAEPGLTEQQRAGTFVASALASRNAEVTHAILAEFGPRLSPEALAAAKAAAAIMAMNNIYYRFVHLSSASDYKTLPAKLRMNVIAKPGVEKADFELWSLAVSAVNGCGMCIDAHERELRKAGLSAEQIQAAVRIAAVVHAVAATIEGEAVAGSQAAAA; via the coding sequence ATGTCGATCGAAAGCCTGAAGAACCGTCTGCCCGACTATGCGCGGGACCTGAAGCTCAATCTCTCGAGCCTCGCCGCGGAACCGGGCCTGACCGAGCAGCAGCGCGCCGGCACCTTCGTCGCCTCGGCGCTCGCCTCGCGCAATGCCGAGGTCACGCACGCCATCCTCGCCGAGTTCGGTCCCAGGCTTTCGCCCGAGGCGCTGGCCGCCGCCAAGGCGGCCGCCGCGATCATGGCGATGAACAACATCTATTACCGCTTCGTCCATCTCTCCTCGGCTTCCGACTACAAGACGCTGCCGGCGAAGCTGCGGATGAACGTGATCGCGAAGCCGGGCGTCGAGAAGGCGGATTTCGAGCTCTGGTCGCTCGCGGTCTCGGCCGTCAATGGCTGCGGCATGTGCATCGACGCGCATGAGCGCGAGCTGCGCAAGGCGGGCCTCTCGGCCGAGCAGATCCAGGCCGCGGTCAGGATCGCGGCGGTCGTCCATGCGGTCGCCGCCACGATCGAGGGCGAGGCCGTCGCCGGCAGCCAGGCCGCTGCCGCCTAG
- a CDS encoding methyl-accepting chemotaxis protein, protein MKKLTIAHKLGLASLLFLVPVAYMVWALVASQNIAIDFGNKENTGNFYLRGLETLQMEVAQSIVAGTAIDGKKAAGAIRELQTNYGEGMESAELADAAAKSLTDLDGGVTAEKLEAARAALRAVIYRIGDKSNLILDPDLDSYYVMDLVLIKLPDILDRTAGMINLGRADWADGAIGGDEQVDFFVALGGLTSLLEGADASVGSGYSGNADGSLKANLDASYQTFKTVLGAFAGNVAKGATSDEDAAKTFAAIDGFYKTASSEMQRLLERRVAGFNWDQMLSLIITALLFLAAVGVVLGMIRVSVIRPLRKMTGAMQQLAGGNHEVAIDRAESKDEVGEMARALVVFRENAIKAKALEAEQLAESERRLKRQQAVEALTKDFDAAISGRLSSVSQAAHELETTASTLSHQADETNAQAGEVAQSATTATENSQTVAAATEELAASSREIASQTDQTTATAERAVNEAGQAQKIVDELSKVSRDVGGVIQFITEIASQTNLLALNATIEAARAGEAGKGFAVVANEVKQLAGQTAKATDEIGAKLQAVDSATREATGVMKRLATIIAEINASSGVIAEAVKQQGSATAEISRNVQEAATRTGQVSTSMADVTKSAEVTKSASTALLSSSSALTRQAADLKAEIDSFLAKIRAA, encoded by the coding sequence ATGAAAAAGCTCACGATCGCCCACAAGCTGGGCCTGGCCTCGCTTTTGTTCCTGGTGCCGGTCGCCTACATGGTCTGGGCGCTGGTGGCCTCGCAGAACATCGCGATCGATTTCGGCAACAAGGAGAACACCGGCAACTTCTATCTGCGCGGCCTCGAGACGCTGCAGATGGAGGTGGCGCAGTCGATCGTCGCCGGTACCGCGATCGACGGGAAGAAGGCGGCGGGCGCGATCCGCGAGCTCCAGACGAACTATGGCGAGGGGATGGAGAGCGCCGAGCTCGCCGACGCGGCGGCCAAGAGCCTGACCGATCTCGACGGCGGCGTGACCGCGGAGAAGCTCGAGGCCGCGCGCGCCGCGCTGCGCGCCGTGATCTACCGGATCGGCGACAAGTCCAACCTGATCCTCGATCCCGACCTCGACAGCTATTATGTGATGGACCTGGTGCTGATCAAGCTGCCGGACATCCTCGACCGCACCGCCGGCATGATCAATCTCGGCCGCGCCGACTGGGCCGACGGCGCCATCGGCGGCGACGAGCAGGTCGATTTCTTCGTGGCGCTGGGCGGGCTGACCTCGCTGCTCGAGGGCGCCGACGCCTCGGTGGGCTCGGGCTATAGCGGCAATGCCGACGGCAGCCTCAAGGCCAATCTCGACGCCAGCTACCAGACCTTCAAGACGGTGCTCGGCGCTTTCGCCGGGAACGTCGCCAAGGGCGCCACCTCGGATGAGGATGCCGCCAAGACCTTCGCCGCCATCGACGGCTTCTACAAGACCGCCTCCAGCGAGATGCAGCGGCTGCTCGAGCGGCGCGTCGCCGGCTTCAACTGGGACCAGATGCTGTCGCTGATCATCACCGCCCTTCTCTTCCTGGCGGCGGTCGGCGTGGTTCTGGGCATGATCCGCGTCAGCGTGATCCGCCCCTTGCGCAAGATGACCGGCGCCATGCAGCAGCTCGCCGGCGGGAACCACGAGGTCGCGATCGACCGCGCCGAATCGAAGGACGAGGTGGGCGAGATGGCCCGCGCGCTCGTCGTGTTCCGCGAGAATGCGATCAAGGCGAAGGCGCTCGAGGCCGAGCAGCTGGCCGAGAGCGAGCGCCGCCTGAAGCGCCAGCAGGCCGTCGAGGCCCTCACCAAGGATTTCGACGCCGCCATCAGCGGCCGCCTGAGTTCGGTCTCGCAGGCCGCGCATGAGCTGGAGACCACGGCCTCGACCCTGTCGCACCAGGCCGACGAGACCAACGCCCAGGCGGGCGAGGTGGCGCAGAGCGCCACCACCGCGACCGAGAATTCGCAGACCGTCGCGGCGGCGACCGAGGAGCTGGCCGCTTCCAGCCGCGAGATCGCGAGCCAGACCGACCAGACCACGGCCACGGCCGAGCGCGCGGTCAACGAAGCCGGCCAGGCGCAGAAGATCGTCGACGAGCTTTCCAAGGTCTCGCGCGATGTCGGCGGCGTGATCCAGTTCATCACCGAGATCGCGAGCCAGACCAACCTGCTGGCGCTCAACGCCACGATCGAGGCGGCGCGCGCGGGCGAGGCCGGCAAGGGCTTCGCGGTGGTGGCGAACGAGGTGAAGCAGCTCGCGGGCCAGACCGCCAAGGCGACCGACGAGATCGGCGCCAAGCTCCAGGCCGTCGACAGCGCGACCCGCGAGGCGACCGGCGTGATGAAGCGCCTCGCCACCATCATCGCCGAGATCAATGCCAGCTCGGGCGTGATCGCCGAGGCGGTCAAGCAGCAGGGCAGCGCCACCGCCGAGATCAGCCGGAACGTGCAGGAGGCGGCGACCCGCACCGGCCAGGTCTCGACCAGCATGGCCGACGTGACCAAGAGCGCCGAGGTGACGAAGTCGGCTTCGACCGCCCTCCTCTCCTCCTCCAGCGCGCTGACCCGCCAGGCCGCCGACCTCAAGGCCGAGATCGACAGCTTCCTCGCGAAGATCCGCGCGGCGTAA
- a CDS encoding ABC transporter ATP-binding protein: MASVDIAGVGKSYGPHKVLQGIDIAIPDGEFVVLVGPSGCGKSSLLRMVAGLEEITEGTISVGGRVVNQVPPKERDIAMVFQNYALYPHMTVRENMGFSLKLRGAGKAEIEQGVNRATEILGLQALLDRHPRQLSGGQRQRVAMGRAIVRQPQVFLFDEPLSNLDAQLRVSMRGEIKALHQRLGITAIYVTHDQLEAMTMADRIVVLNGGRVEQMGRPLELYDRPVNRFVAGFIGSPAMNFILGRLSGAGGAPCVESAGIRLPLGRPATARDGQALLYGIRPEHLALAGSGPALPAVVEVVEPTGATTYISARVGDTPISALIAERRNLAPGERIDLFPRLDQVHLFDAETGQRLG; encoded by the coding sequence ATGGCCAGTGTCGATATCGCGGGCGTCGGCAAGAGCTACGGGCCGCACAAGGTGCTGCAGGGCATCGACATCGCCATTCCCGACGGCGAGTTCGTCGTGCTGGTGGGGCCGTCGGGCTGCGGCAAGTCGAGCCTGCTGCGCATGGTGGCTGGGCTCGAGGAGATCACCGAGGGCACGATCTCGGTGGGCGGCCGCGTGGTCAACCAGGTGCCGCCCAAAGAGCGCGACATCGCCATGGTGTTCCAGAACTACGCGCTCTATCCGCACATGACCGTGCGCGAGAACATGGGGTTCAGCCTCAAATTGCGCGGGGCCGGCAAGGCCGAGATCGAGCAGGGCGTGAACCGCGCGACGGAAATCCTGGGGCTCCAGGCCCTGCTCGACCGTCATCCGCGCCAGCTTTCGGGCGGGCAGCGCCAGCGCGTCGCCATGGGGCGCGCGATCGTGCGCCAGCCGCAGGTCTTCCTGTTCGACGAGCCCTTGAGCAATCTCGATGCGCAGCTCCGCGTCTCGATGCGCGGCGAGATCAAGGCGCTGCATCAGCGCCTCGGCATCACCGCGATCTACGTGACCCACGACCAGCTCGAGGCCATGACCATGGCCGACCGCATCGTGGTGCTGAATGGCGGACGCGTCGAGCAGATGGGCCGGCCACTCGAGCTCTATGACCGGCCGGTGAACCGCTTCGTGGCGGGCTTCATCGGCTCGCCCGCCATGAACTTCATCCTCGGCCGCCTATCCGGCGCCGGCGGCGCCCCTTGCGTCGAGAGCGCCGGCATCCGCCTGCCGCTCGGCCGTCCCGCCACGGCGCGCGACGGGCAGGCGCTGCTTTATGGAATCCGCCCGGAGCATCTGGCGCTGGCCGGTTCGGGACCGGCCTTGCCGGCCGTGGTCGAGGTGGTGGAGCCGACCGGCGCCACGACCTACATCTCCGCCCGGGTCGGCGACACCCCGATCTCGGCCCTCATCGCCGAACGCCGCAACCTGGCACCCGGCGAACGAATCGACCTCTTCCCGCGTCTCGATCAGGTCCACCTGTTCGATGCGGAGACGGGGCAGCGGCTGGGGTAG
- a CDS encoding SDR family NAD(P)-dependent oxidoreductase, translating into MFDFSGRVLLLTGANGGIGRAIAQEFLEAGASLVLADLNAEGTAAFARALDPSGTRVTAIGLDAGHAGDVERAVKLCLDRFGRLDYLVTAAAIFEDHPFETMTDEQWRRTMSANLDSVFYACRRAVPHMKTGSAIVNLASEAAHTGGSPMHADYGATKAGVLAFTKTIARELAPRVRVNAVSPGTINTPMVARWLEQHGAGYAETIPMRRLGEPRDVAQAVAFLCSEAASYITGTTIHVNGGGYVGA; encoded by the coding sequence ATGTTCGATTTTTCGGGGCGCGTGCTGCTGCTGACCGGCGCCAATGGCGGGATCGGCCGGGCGATCGCGCAGGAATTTCTCGAGGCCGGCGCAAGCCTGGTGCTGGCCGACCTCAATGCCGAGGGCACGGCTGCCTTCGCCCGCGCGCTCGATCCGTCAGGCACGCGCGTGACCGCCATCGGGCTCGATGCCGGCCATGCGGGCGATGTGGAGCGGGCCGTCAAGCTCTGCCTCGACCGCTTCGGCCGGCTCGATTATCTCGTGACCGCGGCCGCCATCTTCGAGGACCATCCCTTCGAGACCATGACCGACGAGCAGTGGCGCCGCACCATGTCGGCCAATCTCGACAGCGTCTTCTATGCCTGCCGCCGCGCCGTGCCGCATATGAAGACGGGCAGCGCCATCGTCAATCTCGCCTCGGAGGCGGCCCATACCGGCGGCAGCCCGATGCATGCGGATTACGGGGCCACCAAGGCGGGCGTGCTCGCCTTCACCAAGACCATCGCGCGCGAGCTGGCGCCGCGGGTGCGGGTCAACGCGGTCTCGCCCGGCACCATCAACACGCCGATGGTGGCGCGCTGGCTGGAGCAGCACGGGGCCGGCTATGCCGAGACCATTCCCATGCGCCGGCTGGGCGAACCCAGGGACGTGGCCCAGGCCGTCGCCTTTCTCTGCAGCGAGGCCGCCAGCTACATCACCGGCACCACGATCCATGTGAATGGCGGCGGCTATGTCGGCGCTTAG
- a CDS encoding VOC family protein has translation MMITGFNHTSFTVADIGKSVEFWTRHLGFKAASVSPRQGRWQEEVTGIAGASLMVAHLYGHGHHIEFIQYLAGAIPGAPPQPAQTAAAHVCLEVDDIQKTWAELMAAGASGQGRIADVSTGPVSGCFAGYLRDPNGIIIELLEMKPG, from the coding sequence ATGATGATCACCGGCTTCAACCACACCAGCTTCACCGTCGCCGACATCGGCAAGTCGGTCGAGTTCTGGACCCGCCATCTGGGCTTCAAGGCGGCCTCGGTCTCGCCGCGCCAGGGACGCTGGCAGGAGGAGGTCACGGGCATCGCCGGCGCCTCGCTCATGGTGGCGCATCTCTATGGCCATGGGCACCATATCGAGTTCATCCAGTATCTCGCGGGTGCCATCCCCGGCGCGCCGCCGCAGCCGGCGCAGACGGCCGCCGCCCATGTCTGCCTCGAGGTCGACGATATCCAGAAGACCTGGGCCGAGCTGATGGCGGCGGGCGCCAGCGGCCAGGGCCGGATCGCGGATGTCAGCACGGGGCCGGTGAGCGGCTGCTTCGCGGGCTATCTGCGCGATCCCAACGGGATCATCATCGAGCTCCTGGAGATGAAGCCGGGCTGA
- a CDS encoding SDR family NAD(P)-dependent oxidoreductase — protein sequence MATGSSAAGRRALITGGGAGIGAVTARLLIERGWRVALLDRDGTAAERTAAALGAGKARAYQGDVTDIASVETALDDMVKAWGGIDDLVNNAGTWDHAPLLELSVERWKKVFDVNFFAPIEISNAAVRRMGKGSAIVNVSSVLGQVSAPTRGPYCVSKAALISLTKMQAIEWAERGIRVNAIAPGYIMNEPVKALIAAGSFDTASIDRRTPMGRFGSEQEAAEGIAFLLAPDRASYVTGHTLEVNGGWTAYGFV from the coding sequence ATGGCAACGGGTTCATCGGCGGCGGGCCGCCGCGCCCTGATCACGGGCGGCGGTGCCGGAATCGGGGCGGTCACGGCGCGTCTTCTGATCGAGCGCGGCTGGCGGGTGGCGCTGCTCGATCGCGACGGCACCGCGGCCGAGCGCACGGCGGCGGCGCTCGGCGCCGGCAAGGCCCGCGCCTATCAGGGCGACGTCACCGACATCGCGTCGGTCGAGACGGCACTCGACGACATGGTCAAGGCCTGGGGCGGCATCGACGATCTCGTGAACAATGCCGGCACCTGGGACCATGCCCCGCTGCTGGAGCTGTCGGTGGAACGCTGGAAGAAGGTGTTCGACGTCAATTTCTTCGCGCCGATCGAGATCTCCAACGCCGCCGTCCGCCGCATGGGCAAGGGCAGCGCCATCGTCAACGTCTCCTCGGTGCTGGGCCAGGTCTCGGCGCCGACGCGCGGGCCCTATTGCGTCTCCAAGGCCGCTCTGATCAGCTTGACCAAGATGCAGGCGATCGAATGGGCCGAGCGGGGCATCCGCGTCAATGCGATCGCGCCCGGCTACATCATGAACGAGCCGGTCAAGGCGCTGATCGCCGCCGGCAGCTTCGACACCGCCTCGATCGACCGCCGCACGCCGATGGGCCGGTTCGGGAGCGAGCAGGAAGCGGCCGAGGGCATCGCCTTCCTGCTGGCGCCGGACCGGGCGAGCTATGTCACCGGCCATACGCTGGAAGTGAATGGCGGCTGGACCGCCTACGGCTTCGTCTAG